The genomic stretch TTCCTTGGATGAAAGCCTTACAACAGTCCTAAGAATCAGAGCATAAGACAAAGCAATGCACAGCAGATCTAATGTTACTAAGGAAAGAGCGGCACTCATCCCGTACACAGTATTGAGTGTTATGCTTGCACAGGCCAGCTTCGCTACGGACATGTGCTCACAGTACGTGTGAGCAATGATATTATTTCTACAGAACGGCAACCTTTGAAGAAGAAAAGCAAGAGGGGCGAATAATAACCCACCTCTCAGAAAAACCGCAAGCCCCATTTTGGCAAGGAGCTGAGTGGTTAGGACAGACGTGTATCTCAGGGGATTGCACACAGCAGTGTAACGATCCAGAGCCATTAGCATCAGGACTCCAGACTCCACGGCCGTGAGTGCATGAGTGCAGACCATCTGAATCAGGCAGGCAGAAAAATGAATTTCTTGGTTACCAAACCAGAAGATGCCCAGCATTTTAGGTATTACACAGGTAGGTATAGCAATGtccatcccagacagcatggacaGGAGGAAGTACATGGGCTGGTGGAGGCTGGCGTCTGTTTTGATGATAATGAGGATTATAGCATTTCCTATAACTGCTGTGACATACAGAGTACAGAATGGGATGGAGATCCAGATGTGTGCAGCTTCCAGCCCCGGGATACCCATCAGGATGAAGAATGGAGGCTGGTACTGGGTGTTATTGGGGGCCAACATGATGCCCTGCTGAGGTCTGGTTCAGTTTCACCGAAACTTGCCCTCCCTGTGTATGAAAAGAAGATCAGACGGAATATCATTACATAGCTTGCAGTTTTGTGTAGGTGAATAATTGAGATCTGCTGGGAaataaaagcataagaacataagaaaatgccatactgggtcagaccaagggtccatcaagcccagcatcctgcttccaacagtgcccaatccaggccataagaacctggcaagtacccaaacactaagtctattccatgttaccattgctaatggcagtggctattctctaacgggcggattttaaaatccctgctcgcgtaaatctgcccggatttacgcgagcaggaccttgtgcgctggcggcctattttccataggccgccagcgtgcgaagaaccccgggacgcgcgtaggtcctggggtatttggaagggggcgtgtcggggcggggccgaacgacgcggcgttttgggggcgggatgtggcgttttgggggcggacctgggggcgtggttttgggccggggcgttccgggggcgtggccgcgccctccggaactgccccagGTCGAGTCTCGGCACGcatggatttatgtctccctccgggaggcgtaaatccgtggataaaggtaaaggggggtttagatagggccggggggggggggtgggttaggtaggggaagggaggggaaggtgaggggagggcgaaagaaagttccctccgaggccgctccgatttcggagcggcctcggagggaacggtgacaggctgcgcggctcggcgcgcgccggctgcccaaaatcggcagccttgcgcgcgccgatccaggattttagaagatacacgcggctacgcacgtatcttataaaatccagcgtacttttgtttgcgcctggtgcgcaaacaaaagtacgcgaacgcgctttttaaaaaaatctacccctaagtgaacataatagcaagtaatggacttctcctccaagaacttatccaatccttttttaaacacagctttactaactgcactaaccacatcctctggcaacaaattccagagtttaattgtgcactgagtaaaaaagaactttctccgattagttttaaatgtgccacatgctaacttcatggagtgcccccctagtctttctactatccgaaagagtaaataaccgattcacatctacccgttctagacctctcatgattttaaacatctctatcatatcccccctcagtcgtctcttctccaagctgaaaagtcctaacctctttagtctttcctcataggggagctgttccattccctttatcattttggttgcccttctctgtaccttctccatcgcaattatatcttttttgagatgtggcgtccagaattgtacacagtattcaaggtgcggtctcaccatggagcgatacagaggcattatgacattttccgttttattcatcattccttttctaataattcccaacattctgtttgcttttttgactgccgcagcacactgagccaacgatttcaatgtgttatccactatgacgcctagatctctttcttgggttgcagcacctaatatggaacccaacattgtgtaattatagcacgggttatttttccctatatgcatcaccttgcacttatctacattaaatttcatctgccattttgatgcccaattttccagtctcacaaagtcttcctgcaatttatcacaatctgcttgtgatttaactactctgaacaattttgtgtcatctgcaaatttgattatctcactcgtcgtatttctttccagatcatttataaatatattgaacagtaagggtcccaatacagatccctgaggcactccactgcccactcccttccactgagaaaattgtccatttaatcctactctctgtttcctgtcttttagccagtttgcaatccacgaaaggacatcgccacctatcccatgactttttacttttcctagaagcctctcatgaggaactttgtcaaacgccttctgaaaatccaagtatactatatctaccagatcacctttatccacgtgtttattaactccttcaaaaaaagtgaagcagatttgtgaggcaagacttgccctgggtaaagccatgctgactttgttatattgtattttagTTCAATCTTTTTATTAACAAGAAAGCAGAGATACAACCATGAAATAGCCAAGGGTGGAGTTACTCTTCACCACCGTCAGCCTTAACAATAGCTTTTTGTCATCTACTTTGCCATAAGTTCAAACGTTACAATGCAGATCAGTATTACAATTCTTTACCCTTATCTTCCCCAATTTGCCCCTCCCTCCAGACCCCACCCATATCCCTCTACCCCCTCCAGCTACCTTTTCGGTATCTGCGGTTTCAGCcaaggtttttgattttttagTAATTTTGGAAAAATCATTAAGGCTCTGACAATGAACTTTATGGGGCAGGAGTAAGATATATGTAAGCCAGCTATCTAACATCAATGTCTTTCTTTTAGGATGTAAAACCTGTGCATGACATCTGCTCCATAATGAGAAGAATATGAATCTTGCTTTTCAGAAAAGTAAGGGAAGGGACTTGCAGCTGCCGCCAGAAATGCAAAATAGCTGTTTTTGCCAATAACATCACTTTTTGCATCCACAACCACTGCAAAGGAGTAAAATCAGAAGCCACTGTGACATCCCCCAGTAAAGCTGTTAAGGCCTTAGGAACCATTGCTTGGGAAATAATGTGCCCCACATAGGGTAATGACTTTTCCCCAAAATGCTTGGGAGTGTCCCAGATATCCCACTTCAACAGGACATTTTATACATAAATCAGAAGTTGTATTTTTAGCTAAATAAGCCTGTCTCTGTGAAATAAAAGCTCACGTTAAATTTTGAATTGTGTTCCGCTCATTTGTATATTGTTAGATAATTTAGATATTACCAGCAAGCCATGCCTTGTATCTCTGTATGGGTAGACAACTCCCAATTCTTCCTCCCAAAATCCCATTCAGGTTCTTCTCAAGCCAATAATTTGTGAAAAGAGGATAATGTATGTCTCCCGGGATCTTCTATGTCAAACCATTCTTGTAATAATTACCCAATGATCTTTAGTCAACTCTGAGGGAACCAAAGATTGAACATAATGATGAGCTTGCATGTAAGAAAAATAATCTCTTTCTGGCAAATCAAAGACTGCACCTAACTCAGTGAAAGACATTATCTTCCTTTGTTCATCCACTATTTGGCCTATACCCATAATCTACAAGTCTGTCAATCCAGAAATCGTCCTTTTCCATTATCCACTAATGGGAAAAAGGGGAATGTTTACTATTTAAATGTAATGTACCCAAAAGTCTTATAAAGTGGCACAATTAGACAATGATATTTAAAATTTTCTGGCAACTGGCTACTAGCAAGATGAATAACGTATGTGGCATTTTTTTGCTCTCCTGCTTTCTGTTAGAGTAAGCTATTGGCATCTAGGCAGTACTGAGGCTCTGATTGTTGTTTTGACATAATGTATGTGTTGCACTCCTGCTCACGGGCTGTGCCACGAGCAGGCATTTACCTCGCAGCCCGTAGGCTGCTGCCGACATTCCTTGTGGTGGCGAGCCGCAGCCTACCTTCTTCTTCACCGCGGTggggagccgcggactttggcCTCCTGCAGCGGCGTGGGGCCGCCGGGTTTGTCTTTTCCGGCAGGCATGAAGGCCTGCTCCGCAGCGACATGGACGCCGCCATCACTCTGCCTCCGAGGCAGGAGCCGCTCTCAGCCTGCCTctctgcggcaggaagccgccttcGACACTGGGGCCTCTtccggcccagccctgctcctgcactCTCAGCCACAGCATGGccactctccatggtcctgcccacTCCTGCTTTCTTAGGTGCGGGG from Rhinatrema bivittatum unplaced genomic scaffold, aRhiBiv1.1, whole genome shotgun sequence encodes the following:
- the LOC115082014 gene encoding olfactory receptor 52N2-like translates to MLAPNNTQYQPPFFILMGIPGLEAAHIWISIPFCTLYVTAVIGNAIILIIIKTDASLHQPMYFLLSMLSGMDIAIPTCVIPKMLGIFWFGNQEIHFSACLIQMVCTHALTAVESGVLMLMALDRYTAVCNPLRYTSVLTTQLLAKMGLAVFLRGGLLFAPLAFLLQRLPFCRNNIIAHTYCEHMSVAKLACASITLNTVYGMSAALSLVTLDLLCIALSYALILRTVVRLSSKEARAKAFSTCTAHVCVIAMFYAPGISTAFLQRVSHNVSPSVHIVVATLYLIIPPAVNPVVYGVSTRQIREKVRSIFLQRKAISM